A window from Methylococcus mesophilus encodes these proteins:
- a CDS encoding putative virulence factor, translated as MTNWDDKSLSERCDAIFRGAGEALDWVAEVRNNAQRLDREGDGLIEKLRRSRNLCRRLGAAAKRPFSAGVFGMSQAGKSYLISTLARSAEGDLQTLLDGKRVDFIGDLNPPGGGKEATGLVTRFTRKSSAAPQGFPVELTLFSEGDIAKILGNSFFNDFDRERVSFDTDPDKLRALLGRLEPLRQPEPTGGLSSDEVIDLIDYFERRFEKSFGPLRADYWPKVIELAPRLRTEHRAELLSVLWGEIPDLTRAYRLLAEALARMSHAGTVFVPLAALVSETGGELAWRPDSILNVDVLDKLGKDGGESLKVLPQREGQTLAEAAVSRPVLAALTAELRFVLADAPAIGLLEEVDLLDFPGYRGRLDIADLDEVRKQLKREDADPVAQLMLRAKVAYLFERYTEDQEMNVLLMCTRCDSQIEVTSLAPALSAWVHGTQGETPADRGARPPGLVWVVTQLDRRLEAKPGQTAVQQQQEWANMVHITLLERFAQCDWLNDWTEGKPFDNVFMVRKPGMLRSAFKVDAEGVETDFLSEEERQRLAGQREFFVGNEAVQRHVRDAGAAWDAVLSVNDGGMTRLAEYLCTVCLLGAKWNRIGEQVVKIQQEIGEHRLLPYFLAEGAGEVEKKKRCAEQLYQAVVESPDGFGELLYRLHPAAEQLRRLYLTADDVDKEGEADAAKPAPARRGLINLPVSKPAEAAPVPERSGRAENFAKAAVSAWIRQLRALPDNADVLRYLAFSMEAIRILSDELVTGIDRHRLERKLVEALRPLEEMRGTTRIGIVDQQVMAVRRIIGEFVDLLGLGETSVAARPESPIGGRRLFEPPAAIAAAALPQLSAEELNYPAAFIVDWLEAFRKLAIDNAGHSAGREITPEQNLRLGEILAALGAVPGH; from the coding sequence ATGACGAACTGGGACGACAAGTCACTGAGCGAGCGCTGCGACGCGATCTTCCGGGGTGCGGGAGAGGCGCTGGACTGGGTGGCGGAGGTGCGCAACAACGCCCAGCGGCTGGACCGGGAGGGCGACGGCCTGATCGAAAAGCTCAGGCGCTCGCGCAACCTGTGCCGGCGCCTGGGGGCGGCGGCCAAGCGCCCCTTCTCCGCCGGCGTTTTCGGCATGTCGCAGGCCGGCAAGTCGTATCTGATTTCCACCCTGGCGCGTTCCGCCGAGGGCGATCTGCAGACGCTGCTGGACGGCAAGCGGGTCGATTTCATCGGCGATCTGAATCCGCCCGGCGGCGGCAAGGAGGCGACGGGGCTGGTGACGCGTTTCACCCGCAAATCCAGCGCCGCGCCGCAGGGATTCCCGGTCGAGCTGACCCTGTTCTCGGAAGGCGACATCGCCAAGATCCTGGGCAACAGCTTCTTCAACGACTTCGACCGGGAGCGGGTGAGTTTCGACACCGATCCGGACAAGCTCCGCGCCCTGCTGGGGCGGCTGGAACCCTTGCGCCAGCCCGAGCCGACCGGGGGCCTGAGCAGCGACGAGGTCATCGACCTCATCGATTATTTCGAGCGCCGCTTCGAGAAATCCTTCGGTCCCTTGCGCGCCGACTACTGGCCCAAGGTGATCGAACTCGCGCCTCGGCTGCGGACCGAGCACCGGGCGGAATTGCTGTCGGTGCTGTGGGGCGAAATTCCCGACCTGACCCGCGCCTATCGCCTGCTGGCCGAGGCCCTGGCGCGGATGTCGCACGCCGGTACCGTGTTCGTTCCGCTGGCCGCGCTGGTGTCCGAGACCGGCGGCGAACTGGCCTGGCGGCCGGACAGCATCCTCAACGTGGACGTGCTGGACAAGCTGGGCAAGGACGGCGGCGAAAGCCTGAAGGTCTTGCCCCAGCGCGAGGGCCAAACCCTGGCCGAGGCGGCGGTGTCGCGCCCGGTGTTGGCGGCGCTGACGGCGGAGCTGCGCTTCGTGCTGGCCGACGCCCCCGCGATCGGCCTGCTGGAAGAGGTCGATTTGCTGGACTTTCCCGGCTACCGCGGCCGGCTGGACATCGCCGACCTGGACGAGGTGCGCAAGCAGCTCAAGCGCGAGGACGCCGACCCGGTGGCGCAGCTCATGCTGCGGGCCAAGGTCGCCTATCTGTTCGAGCGCTACACCGAGGATCAGGAGATGAACGTGCTCCTGATGTGCACCCGCTGCGACAGCCAGATCGAGGTCACTTCGCTGGCGCCGGCCCTCTCGGCCTGGGTCCACGGCACTCAGGGCGAGACGCCGGCCGACCGCGGCGCCCGCCCGCCGGGGCTGGTCTGGGTGGTCACCCAGCTCGACCGCCGGCTGGAAGCCAAGCCGGGCCAGACCGCCGTGCAGCAGCAGCAGGAATGGGCCAACATGGTCCACATCACCCTGCTGGAGCGTTTCGCCCAGTGCGACTGGCTGAACGACTGGACCGAGGGCAAGCCGTTCGACAACGTCTTCATGGTGCGCAAGCCCGGCATGCTGCGCAGCGCTTTCAAGGTCGATGCGGAAGGCGTGGAAACCGATTTTCTGTCGGAGGAGGAGCGCCAACGGCTGGCCGGGCAGCGCGAGTTTTTCGTGGGCAACGAAGCGGTGCAGCGCCATGTCCGCGATGCCGGCGCGGCCTGGGACGCGGTGCTGAGCGTCAACGACGGCGGCATGACCCGGCTGGCCGAATACCTGTGTACCGTCTGCCTGCTCGGGGCGAAATGGAACCGGATCGGCGAGCAGGTCGTGAAGATCCAGCAGGAAATCGGCGAGCACCGGCTGCTGCCGTATTTCCTGGCCGAAGGCGCCGGCGAGGTGGAAAAGAAAAAGCGCTGCGCCGAGCAGCTCTACCAGGCAGTGGTCGAGTCCCCGGACGGCTTCGGCGAGCTGCTCTACCGCCTGCATCCCGCCGCCGAACAGTTGCGGCGGCTGTATCTCACCGCGGACGACGTGGACAAAGAAGGCGAAGCCGATGCCGCCAAACCCGCCCCGGCACGCCGCGGCCTCATCAATCTGCCGGTGTCGAAACCCGCGGAAGCGGCGCCGGTGCCGGAACGCAGCGGCCGCGCCGAGAATTTCGCCAAGGCCGCGGTCTCGGCTTGGATCCGCCAGCTCCGGGCGTTGCCGGACAACGCCGACGTGCTGCGCTATCTGGCTTTCAGCATGGAAGCCATCCGCATCCTGAGCGACGAACTCGTCACCGGCATCGACCGCCACAGGCTGGAAAGGAAGCTGGTCGAGGCCTTGCGTCCGCTGGAAGAGATGCGCGGGACCACCCGCATCGGGATCGTCGACCAGCAGGTGATGGCGGTGCGGCGAATCATCGGCGAATTCGTCGACCTGCTGGGACTGGGCGAGACGTCGGTTGCGGCCCGGCCGGAATCTCCGATAGGTGGACGCCGGCTGTTCGAACCGCCGGCGGCGATCGCGGCGGCTGCCTTGCCTCAGCTCAGCGCGGAAGAGCTGAATTACCCCGCGGCCTTCATCGTCGACTGGCTGGAAGCCTTCCGCAAACTCGCGATAGACAACGCCGGACACAGCGCCGGCCGCGAGATCACGCCGGAGCAGAATCTGCGCCTGGGCGAAATCCTGGCGGCGCTGGGCGCCGTGCCTGGCCATTGA
- a CDS encoding virulence factor SrfB: protein MLSELVEFAENATLIMRSGVQFMDFGLTLDLRREPPGEFALQSGQRSLARLEWDERRERHVHPGDPVLVVKPKFSVGTEESIKLLDGCWLPLPMLRAGPQRRFDQGPTTWARGRIVKLGEGEDLRGHTHRLTLAFDTQVLEAREATAYLAPTRADVQTGASFQLAHRAHEMGWYPELPWVDQWLAEVFRDEAAARLRLPAEDVDSEIEQLSHHAHYLNFLHLIGTRAGVPEVRVRSNAPDDVYAPIPVDLVLDVGNSRTCGILVEEHPQQHDGLKNRYELTIRDLSEPHKVYHEPFESRVEFAQALLGKEHLACKSGRNDAFVWPTIVRVGREAAQLANHRRGTEGSTGLSSPKRYLWDEDRYEPGWRFNVAYSREEIEPHATGAPFSNLINERGEALHELPEAERMPVFVPKYSRSSLMCFFLAEILIHALGQINSPAQRIKQGDPEKPRHLRSIIITVPPSMPKPERQIFAARLRQAMALVWKALGWQPEDDGIDAVDAAGNSTAWPRFPTVHTEWDEATCAQAVFLFSGIHEHFGGRPEDFFRSLRRAGSDRVAQAITVASIDIGGGTSDLVVADYRLDHGQGANVYILPEQRFRDGFKVAGDDLLLETVQKMIVPAIEAALQDFGVADPAPLLSQLIGAETLSVQDRTSRQRLALEVFYPLGLKLLHAYERFDPTLPSESRTPKIGELLAGDDRPSEHVVRHFALGVKRATGAGSRDFDLLEVAIPFDLHRLHRLFLEDQFEICKTIRALCEIVHLYHCDVLLLSGRPSCMPGILALFRRLLPLPPERIVPLAGFRAGVWYPFHRDGRIGDPKTTAVVGAMICKVGGARRIPNFNFLAHAYKVYSTVRHLGLIDQNLVLRDADVYYRDVNLDDENYELPEQPFEMRARMILGFRQLASERWPATPLYVLDLSERAKQLLASADRTAPAVIQVALKLDRKKGAGPESFSVASAVTSQGTALNPARDIVLKLNTLTTVGIGESSYWLDTGSIIR from the coding sequence ATGCTGAGCGAGTTGGTGGAGTTCGCCGAAAACGCCACGCTGATCATGCGCAGCGGGGTCCAGTTCATGGATTTCGGGCTGACGCTGGATCTGCGCCGGGAGCCGCCCGGCGAGTTCGCCTTGCAGAGCGGCCAGCGCTCGCTGGCGCGGCTGGAGTGGGACGAGCGGCGCGAGCGCCACGTGCATCCGGGCGATCCGGTGCTGGTGGTCAAACCCAAGTTCAGCGTCGGCACGGAGGAGTCCATCAAGCTGCTGGACGGCTGCTGGCTGCCGCTGCCCATGCTGCGCGCCGGTCCCCAGCGCCGCTTCGATCAGGGGCCCACCACCTGGGCCCGCGGCCGCATCGTCAAGCTCGGTGAAGGCGAGGACCTGCGCGGCCACACCCACCGCCTGACGCTGGCTTTCGACACCCAGGTGCTGGAGGCGCGCGAGGCTACGGCCTATTTGGCGCCGACCCGCGCCGACGTGCAGACCGGCGCGAGTTTCCAGCTCGCCCACCGGGCGCACGAGATGGGCTGGTATCCGGAGCTGCCCTGGGTGGACCAATGGCTGGCGGAGGTGTTCCGCGACGAGGCGGCGGCGAGGCTGCGGCTGCCGGCGGAAGACGTCGACAGCGAGATTGAACAGCTCAGCCATCACGCCCATTATCTAAATTTCCTGCACCTGATCGGCACGCGGGCCGGTGTCCCGGAAGTCCGGGTCCGCAGCAACGCGCCTGACGACGTCTACGCGCCGATCCCGGTGGATCTGGTGCTGGACGTCGGCAACTCCAGGACCTGCGGCATCCTGGTCGAGGAGCACCCGCAGCAGCACGATGGCCTGAAGAACCGCTACGAACTCACTATCCGCGACCTGTCCGAGCCGCACAAGGTCTATCACGAACCCTTCGAGAGCCGGGTGGAATTCGCCCAGGCCCTGTTGGGCAAGGAGCACCTGGCTTGCAAGAGCGGACGCAACGACGCTTTCGTCTGGCCGACCATCGTCCGGGTGGGGCGAGAGGCGGCGCAGCTGGCCAACCACCGCCGCGGCACCGAAGGCTCGACCGGGCTTTCCAGCCCCAAGCGCTACCTCTGGGACGAAGACCGCTACGAACCCGGCTGGCGTTTCAACGTCGCCTACAGCCGCGAGGAGATCGAACCCCACGCCACCGGCGCGCCGTTCAGCAACCTGATCAACGAACGCGGCGAAGCCCTGCACGAGCTGCCGGAGGCCGAGCGCATGCCGGTGTTCGTGCCCAAATATTCGCGCAGCTCCTTGATGTGCTTCTTCCTGGCCGAAATCCTCATCCATGCGCTCGGCCAGATCAACAGCCCGGCCCAGCGGATCAAGCAGGGCGATCCGGAGAAGCCCAGGCATCTGCGCTCCATCATCATCACCGTGCCGCCCTCCATGCCCAAGCCGGAGCGGCAGATCTTCGCGGCGCGTTTGCGCCAGGCCATGGCTCTGGTATGGAAGGCGCTGGGCTGGCAGCCGGAGGACGACGGCATCGACGCGGTGGACGCGGCCGGCAACTCCACCGCTTGGCCGCGCTTCCCGACCGTCCACACGGAATGGGACGAGGCCACCTGCGCGCAGGCGGTATTCCTGTTCAGCGGCATCCACGAACATTTCGGCGGACGACCCGAGGATTTCTTCCGTTCCCTCCGACGGGCCGGTTCGGACCGCGTGGCCCAAGCGATCACGGTCGCCTCGATCGACATCGGCGGCGGCACCAGCGATCTGGTGGTGGCGGATTATCGGCTGGACCATGGCCAGGGCGCCAACGTCTACATCCTGCCGGAGCAGCGCTTTCGCGACGGCTTCAAGGTGGCTGGCGACGATCTGCTGCTGGAGACGGTGCAGAAGATGATCGTGCCGGCGATCGAAGCGGCGCTGCAGGATTTCGGCGTGGCCGATCCCGCGCCGCTGCTGTCGCAGCTCATCGGTGCAGAGACCCTCTCGGTGCAGGATCGTACCTCGCGTCAGCGACTCGCCCTGGAGGTGTTCTATCCGCTGGGACTGAAGCTGTTGCATGCCTACGAGCGCTTCGATCCGACATTGCCGTCCGAATCGCGCACGCCGAAGATCGGTGAGCTGCTGGCAGGGGACGACCGCCCTTCCGAACACGTGGTGCGGCATTTCGCGCTGGGGGTGAAACGGGCGACCGGAGCGGGGAGCCGGGACTTCGACCTGCTCGAAGTGGCGATTCCCTTCGATCTGCACCGGCTGCACCGGCTGTTCCTGGAAGACCAGTTCGAGATCTGCAAGACCATCCGGGCGCTGTGCGAGATCGTCCACCTCTATCACTGCGACGTCCTTTTACTGAGCGGCCGGCCTTCCTGCATGCCGGGCATTCTGGCGCTGTTCCGCCGCCTGCTGCCGCTGCCGCCCGAACGAATCGTCCCGCTGGCAGGGTTCCGCGCCGGGGTCTGGTATCCCTTCCACCGCGACGGACGGATCGGCGACCCCAAGACCACCGCGGTGGTCGGCGCAATGATCTGCAAAGTCGGCGGCGCCCGCCGCATCCCGAACTTCAACTTCCTGGCCCATGCCTACAAGGTGTACTCCACCGTCCGCCATCTGGGGCTGATCGACCAGAACCTCGTGCTGCGGGACGCCGACGTGTATTACCGTGACGTCAATCTGGACGACGAGAACTACGAGCTTCCGGAGCAGCCGTTCGAAATGCGCGCCCGGATGATTTTAGGGTTCAGGCAGCTCGCCTCCGAGCGCTGGCCGGCGACGCCGCTGTACGTGCTGGACCTGAGCGAACGCGCCAAGCAGCTCCTCGCCAGCGCCGACCGCACCGCGCCCGCCGTGATCCAGGTCGCCCTCAAGCTGGACCGCAAGAAGGGCGCGGGGCCCGAGAGCTTCAGCGTGGCCTCCGCCGTCACCAGCCAGGGCACCGCCCTCAACCCGGCGCGCGACATCGTGCTCAAGCTCAACACTTTGACCACGGTCGGCATCGGCGAGAGCAGCTACTGGCTGGATACGGGCAGCATCATCCGTTAA
- a CDS encoding SrfA family protein — MAGVLLRSGSLKQFLPLGATGNPVYRAASQLRAAIRRQLGQEAADYFAVPVQDEKGEALDWYSAFDGDVVPWTSAMPEERGPARASLLAARERLLEKSRALQASEDSEQQVFGKLLALATRIPGEDHVYLVGGRPVMTFWGFGERDAPPERDVLASLDVSGISASAARFEAGPGRIPPMPERRRWLRWLWLLLPLLLLLGFLLFGLKSCGPDRLSGFVRQGPTPSPVPLERDGDVIPDVSPSPDAKEESGEKSRRDDAAFGERIDRSERHDRDTVSVNRSVEGSRTVVDSTQAGQSPEGATDTENWDTSAAMPPGSAADAAESTSASEAESADTGMAETESPGDDKPQPDPGRGGQTAEGEPADEGGQSGEDKSAAKTEPPAEAPSEKAISKAGGNARTSGAPLTIPKEAARQGSTDFLNGQWHSVTGLQDSSGNPVQLEYDFKGKEGMARLKRSVGGKEMECTAPVTSSFSGSKLVIDQAGDIRCPDGSSIQRSKVECATDPQGHAVCKGKNPDGSDYNVRITKK, encoded by the coding sequence ATGGCTGGCGTCCTGCTTAGATCCGGCAGCCTGAAGCAATTTTTGCCCCTGGGTGCGACCGGCAATCCGGTCTATCGGGCTGCTTCGCAATTGCGGGCCGCGATTCGGCGGCAACTCGGCCAGGAGGCGGCGGATTACTTCGCCGTACCGGTTCAGGACGAAAAGGGAGAAGCCCTGGACTGGTATTCCGCCTTCGATGGGGATGTGGTGCCCTGGACTTCGGCAATGCCGGAGGAACGAGGTCCGGCGAGGGCCAGCCTCTTGGCCGCGCGCGAGCGCCTGCTGGAAAAGAGCCGGGCGCTGCAGGCGTCGGAGGACAGCGAGCAGCAGGTTTTCGGCAAGCTGCTGGCGCTGGCAACGCGGATTCCGGGAGAGGATCACGTGTATCTCGTCGGAGGCCGGCCGGTAATGACGTTCTGGGGCTTTGGCGAGCGTGACGCGCCGCCGGAGCGCGACGTGCTGGCCAGCCTCGACGTAAGCGGCATCTCGGCATCGGCGGCGCGTTTCGAGGCGGGGCCGGGTAGGATTCCACCGATGCCTGAGCGTCGGCGCTGGTTGCGCTGGCTGTGGCTATTGTTGCCGCTGCTGCTTCTGCTGGGATTCCTCTTGTTCGGCTTGAAGAGTTGCGGGCCGGACCGTCTGTCCGGGTTCGTCCGGCAAGGGCCTACGCCGAGCCCGGTTCCGCTGGAAAGGGATGGAGATGTCATCCCCGACGTATCTCCCAGTCCCGATGCAAAGGAGGAAAGTGGGGAAAAGAGCCGCCGTGACGATGCCGCCTTCGGCGAGCGGATCGACCGGAGCGAGCGCCACGATCGGGATACGGTGAGCGTGAACCGCTCGGTGGAGGGGTCCCGGACCGTCGTGGACTCCACGCAAGCGGGTCAAAGCCCGGAAGGTGCGACCGATACCGAGAACTGGGACACGTCAGCCGCCATGCCGCCGGGAAGTGCGGCTGACGCGGCCGAAAGCACGTCAGCCTCTGAGGCCGAGTCTGCCGACACCGGCATGGCTGAGACCGAATCGCCTGGCGACGATAAGCCGCAACCGGATCCCGGTAGGGGAGGACAAACTGCCGAGGGCGAGCCGGCCGATGAAGGCGGCCAATCCGGCGAAGATAAATCTGCAGCGAAAACCGAACCGCCTGCTGAGGCTCCGTCCGAAAAAGCCATTTCCAAGGCTGGCGGCAACGCGAGGACTTCCGGCGCGCCGCTGACGATCCCCAAGGAGGCCGCCAGGCAAGGGTCGACAGACTTCCTGAACGGCCAGTGGCATTCCGTCACCGGTCTGCAGGACAGCTCCGGCAATCCGGTCCAGCTCGAATACGACTTCAAGGGCAAGGAAGGCATGGCCCGGCTGAAGCGCTCGGTCGGCGGCAAGGAGATGGAATGCACCGCGCCGGTGACCTCCAGCTTCAGCGGTTCCAAGCTGGTAATCGACCAGGCCGGCGACATCCGCTGTCCCGACGGCAGCAGCATACAGCGCTCCAAGGTGGAATGCGCCACCGACCCGCAAGGCCATGCCGTGTGCAAGGGCAAGAATCCGGACGGCTCCGATTACAATGTCCGGATCACCAAGAAATAG
- the glmM gene encoding phosphoglucosamine mutase, producing MKKEYFGTDGIRGKVGEYPITPDFMLKLGWAAGCVFARDRPSQRVLIGKDTRISGYMFESALEAGFSAAGVDTQLLGPMPTPAVAYLTRTFRAQAGVVISASHNPYYDNGIKFFGPDGMKLPDEIELEIEGHLRKPMTTVECSHIGKATRIGDAAGRYIEFCKSTIPLGINFSGMRIVVDCAHGSTYHVAPDVFSELRATVSTLGAAPDGLNINDRVGATDPESLRQRVLKEKADLGIALDGDGDRLIMVDHQGQVVDGDELLYVIANARSASGELAGSVVGTLMSNLGLEQAIGRLGLEFRRAAVGDRYVMEMMLEHGSILGGESSGHIICRDRTTTGDGIVSALQVLAEIARTGKSLNELKQGMKKYPQRLVNVRLKERVSLDSAPLVQKVKAEVELELGDSGRVLLRPSGTEPLIRVMVEGADEGKVHELADRLAGAVTQAFCG from the coding sequence GTGAAGAAAGAGTATTTTGGAACCGACGGCATTCGCGGCAAGGTAGGCGAATACCCGATCACGCCGGATTTCATGCTCAAACTCGGCTGGGCGGCGGGTTGCGTCTTCGCCCGTGACAGGCCGAGCCAGCGCGTCTTGATAGGCAAGGACACGCGGATTTCCGGATACATGTTCGAGTCGGCTCTCGAAGCCGGATTTTCCGCCGCCGGTGTAGATACGCAGCTGCTGGGTCCGATGCCGACCCCGGCGGTCGCTTATCTCACTCGGACCTTCCGTGCCCAGGCGGGCGTCGTCATCAGCGCTTCCCACAATCCTTATTACGACAACGGCATCAAATTTTTCGGGCCGGACGGCATGAAGCTGCCCGACGAAATCGAACTGGAGATCGAGGGCCACCTGCGCAAGCCGATGACCACCGTGGAGTGTTCGCACATCGGCAAGGCGACGCGTATCGGTGATGCGGCGGGGCGCTACATCGAATTCTGCAAAAGCACGATCCCCCTGGGCATCAATTTTTCGGGGATGAGGATCGTGGTGGACTGCGCACACGGGTCGACCTATCACGTCGCCCCGGATGTGTTTTCGGAACTCAGGGCCACGGTGAGCACCCTCGGCGCGGCGCCGGACGGTCTCAACATCAACGACCGCGTCGGCGCCACCGATCCTGAAAGCCTTCGGCAGAGGGTGCTCAAGGAAAAAGCCGATCTGGGCATCGCGTTGGACGGCGACGGCGACCGCCTGATCATGGTCGATCACCAGGGACAGGTCGTCGACGGCGACGAACTGCTTTACGTCATCGCCAATGCCCGGAGCGCAAGCGGCGAGTTGGCCGGTTCCGTGGTCGGAACCCTGATGAGCAATCTGGGCTTGGAGCAGGCCATCGGACGCCTGGGCCTGGAGTTCAGGCGGGCCGCTGTCGGCGACCGCTATGTCATGGAAATGATGCTCGAGCACGGCAGCATTCTGGGTGGCGAAAGTTCGGGACACATCATTTGCCGCGACCGCACGACCACGGGCGACGGCATCGTTTCCGCCCTGCAAGTCCTGGCGGAAATCGCCCGGACCGGCAAATCCCTGAACGAACTGAAGCAGGGAATGAAAAAATATCCCCAGCGTCTGGTCAACGTACGGCTGAAGGAGAGGGTCAGCCTGGATTCGGCGCCGCTGGTTCAGAAGGTGAAGGCCGAAGTGGAATTGGAACTGGGCGACTCCGGACGCGTATTGCTGCGCCCCTCCGGGACGGAGCCGTTGATCCGGGTAATGGTCGAAGGAGCCGACGAGGGCAAAGTCCACGAACTCGCGGACCGGCTGGCCGGTGCCGTCACGCAGGCGTTTTGCGGCTGA
- the ftsH gene encoding ATP-dependent zinc metalloprotease FtsH produces the protein MLKNILLWVVIAVVLMSVFNNFGSRKSVDSSMSYSQFIAAVNEGQVKSVTIDGQNVRGMLGTGEKFSTYNPEDPHLVDDLLKNHVEIKAQPPESQSLLMQIFISWFPMLLLVAVWIFFMRQMQGGAGGRGAMSFGKSKARLIEEDQVKVTFADVAGADEAKEDVSEMVDFLKDPSKFQKLGGKIPRGALMVGPPGTGKTLLARAIAGEARVPFFSISGSDFVEMFVGVGASRVRDMFEQAKKHAPCIIFIDEIDAVGRHRGAGLGGGHDEREQTLNQLLVEMDGFEGTEGIIVIAATNRPDVLDPALLRPGRFDRQVVVGLPDVRGREQILKVHMKRVPLADDVEAKYLARGTPGFSGADLANLVNEAALFAARKNKRVVEMEDFEKAKDKILMGVERKSMVMSDEEKKLTAYHEAGHAIVGLSVPEHDPVYKVSIMPRGRALGITMFLPERDTYSASKQKLESQISSLFGGRLAEEIVFGRERVTTGAQNDIERATSLARNMVTRWGLSERLGPLAYSEEEGEVFLGRSVTKHKSVSEETAHLIDEEIRSIIDRNYERSERILRENMDKMHLMAEALIKYETIDRLQIADIMEGKPPRAPQSWEDTTPPGSGESASKGGDESVSGSFGKPAEQH, from the coding sequence ATGTTAAAGAACATCCTTCTTTGGGTGGTCATCGCCGTCGTGCTGATGTCCGTCTTCAACAATTTCGGGTCCCGTAAATCGGTCGATTCCAGCATGTCCTATTCGCAGTTCATTGCGGCCGTGAATGAAGGGCAGGTCAAATCGGTGACCATCGACGGACAGAACGTGCGCGGCATGCTGGGAACGGGCGAGAAATTCTCGACCTACAACCCGGAAGACCCGCACCTGGTCGATGATCTGCTCAAGAACCATGTAGAGATCAAGGCTCAGCCGCCGGAGTCGCAGTCGCTCTTGATGCAGATATTCATCTCCTGGTTCCCGATGCTGCTGCTGGTGGCCGTGTGGATATTCTTCATGCGCCAGATGCAGGGAGGTGCCGGCGGCCGGGGAGCGATGTCCTTCGGCAAGAGCAAGGCGCGTTTGATCGAGGAAGACCAGGTCAAGGTGACCTTCGCCGATGTCGCCGGTGCCGACGAGGCCAAGGAGGACGTCTCCGAAATGGTCGATTTCCTCAAGGATCCCAGCAAGTTCCAGAAGTTGGGCGGCAAGATTCCGCGCGGCGCGCTCATGGTCGGCCCTCCGGGTACCGGCAAGACCCTGCTGGCCCGCGCCATCGCCGGCGAAGCCAGGGTGCCGTTCTTCTCGATCTCGGGTTCGGATTTCGTGGAAATGTTCGTCGGCGTGGGCGCCTCGCGCGTGCGCGACATGTTCGAACAGGCGAAGAAGCATGCGCCCTGCATCATCTTCATCGACGAAATCGATGCGGTCGGCCGCCACCGCGGTGCCGGGCTCGGCGGCGGTCATGACGAGCGCGAGCAGACTCTGAACCAGTTGCTGGTCGAAATGGACGGATTCGAAGGCACCGAGGGCATCATCGTGATCGCCGCGACCAACCGTCCCGACGTGCTCGACCCCGCGCTGCTGCGGCCGGGCCGGTTCGACCGTCAGGTGGTGGTAGGTTTGCCCGACGTCCGCGGGCGCGAGCAGATCCTCAAGGTCCACATGAAGCGGGTGCCGTTGGCCGACGACGTCGAGGCCAAGTACCTGGCGCGCGGTACGCCCGGTTTCTCCGGCGCCGATCTCGCCAACCTGGTCAACGAGGCGGCCCTGTTCGCGGCCCGCAAGAACAAGCGGGTCGTGGAGATGGAGGACTTCGAGAAGGCCAAGGACAAGATCCTCATGGGCGTCGAGCGCAAGTCGATGGTCATGAGCGACGAGGAGAAGAAGCTCACGGCCTACCATGAAGCCGGCCACGCCATCGTCGGCCTGTCGGTGCCGGAGCATGATCCGGTCTACAAGGTCAGCATTATGCCGCGTGGCCGCGCCCTCGGCATTACGATGTTCCTGCCGGAGCGCGACACCTACAGCGCCAGCAAGCAGAAACTGGAGAGCCAGATTTCCAGCCTGTTCGGCGGGCGGCTGGCCGAGGAGATCGTGTTCGGACGTGAGCGCGTCACCACCGGTGCTCAGAACGACATCGAGCGCGCGACCAGCTTGGCGCGGAACATGGTGACGCGGTGGGGACTGTCTGAGCGGCTGGGGCCGTTGGCCTACAGCGAAGAGGAGGGCGAAGTCTTCCTCGGCCGTTCGGTCACCAAGCACAAGAGCGTTTCGGAAGAAACGGCGCATCTGATCGACGAGGAAATCCGCTCGATCATCGACCGGAACTACGAACGCTCCGAGCGCATCCTTCGGGAAAACATGGACAAGATGCATCTCATGGCCGAAGCGCTGATCAAATACGAAACCATTGACCGTCTGCAGATCGCCGACATCATGGAAGGGAAGCCGCCGCGGGCACCCCAGAGCTGGGAGGACACCACTCCTCCCGGCAGCGGCGAGTCCGCTTCAAAGGGAGGCGATGAGTCGGTGTCGGGTTCCTTCGGCAAGCCGGCGGAGCAGCACTAA